From Calothrix sp. PCC 6303, a single genomic window includes:
- the hepA gene encoding heterocyst formation ABC transporter subunit HepA, translating to MYLKLPKPIHNLVKASKFWDDNHLILQEFKYFRKITVIAITFTLLSAIMEGVSIGLLLSFLQSLTQPDLPVSESGLIGKIVMVFLGENASPSGRLYFVSGMILLCTWMRAGFNYLAGVNTEKSQLVLADRLRKQIFEQLQALPLSYFTDSRSGEIVNTMTTEIERLKQVFSGVAFIFTRAMVVAVQFVTMFLISWQLSVISLFVFSLLAAGLTTLNRRVREASFGISEANGQFNATALELISGIRTIQAFGTQNFERDRFHKVSNNLLSASVKVVYAWTLVKPIAECIVMTVLICLIIVSYTQFTIDPSSLLTFFFVLVRITPSIQDANGTLAFLSTLSGSLENVKELLRRDNKNYFENGQATFSGLNRAIDIVSVDFGYNDKKLVLQNITLTIERGKMTALVGKSGSGKSTLADLIARFYDPTEGQIFVDGIDLRMLDINSLRNQMAVVSQDTFIFSASVRENIAYGMMDASDAEIREAARLANALDFIEKMPGGLDAKLGERGVNLSGGEKQRIAIARALLRNPEILILDEATAALDTVSERLIQESIEKLAVGRTVIAIAHRLSTIVKADKVVVMEGGQIIEQGSYQELLEQRGALWKYHKMQHESGHTA from the coding sequence ATGTATCTAAAACTTCCTAAACCAATTCATAATCTCGTTAAAGCTTCCAAGTTCTGGGATGATAACCATTTAATATTGCAAGAATTTAAATATTTTCGCAAAATTACAGTTATCGCCATTACATTCACACTTTTATCGGCAATTATGGAGGGTGTGAGTATTGGCTTGCTACTTTCATTTTTGCAAAGTTTGACGCAGCCTGATTTACCAGTTAGTGAGTCGGGATTGATTGGGAAAATTGTGATGGTATTCCTGGGAGAAAATGCGTCCCCAAGTGGTAGGCTTTATTTTGTATCAGGTATGATTTTACTCTGTACGTGGATGCGTGCTGGGTTCAACTACTTGGCAGGTGTGAATACTGAGAAGTCACAGTTGGTTTTAGCTGATCGCTTACGGAAGCAAATTTTTGAGCAGTTACAAGCGCTACCACTGAGTTATTTCACTGATTCACGCTCTGGTGAAATTGTCAATACCATGACTACTGAAATCGAAAGATTGAAGCAGGTATTTAGTGGTGTTGCTTTCATCTTTACTAGAGCAATGGTGGTAGCTGTTCAGTTTGTGACGATGTTTTTGATTTCGTGGCAGCTTTCAGTTATTTCACTGTTCGTTTTTTCGCTTTTGGCAGCAGGTTTAACTACCTTGAACCGCCGGGTAAGGGAAGCTAGTTTTGGAATTTCGGAAGCTAATGGTCAGTTTAATGCCACAGCGCTGGAATTGATTTCGGGAATTAGGACAATTCAGGCATTTGGCACTCAGAACTTTGAGCGCGATCGCTTCCACAAAGTAAGCAACAATTTACTCAGCGCTTCGGTTAAGGTTGTCTACGCTTGGACGTTAGTAAAACCGATTGCTGAATGTATAGTCATGACTGTGTTGATTTGTCTGATTATTGTCTCCTACACCCAATTCACAATTGATCCCTCTTCGCTATTAACCTTCTTCTTTGTCTTGGTCAGAATTACACCAAGTATTCAAGATGCAAATGGTACATTAGCTTTCCTCAGTACTTTGAGTGGTTCATTAGAAAACGTCAAAGAGTTACTCAGACGTGATAATAAAAATTACTTTGAAAATGGTCAAGCTACTTTCTCTGGACTCAACCGAGCAATTGATATTGTTTCAGTAGACTTTGGTTATAACGATAAGAAATTAGTTTTACAAAATATCACCCTGACAATTGAGCGCGGCAAAATGACGGCTTTGGTGGGGAAATCGGGTTCAGGAAAAAGTACTTTAGCAGATTTAATTGCCCGTTTTTATGATCCCACTGAAGGTCAAATATTTGTGGATGGGATTGATTTGCGAATGTTAGATATTAACTCCCTGCGTAACCAAATGGCAGTTGTGAGTCAAGATACCTTTATTTTCAGCGCGTCAGTGCGAGAAAATATTGCCTACGGGATGATGGATGCAAGCGATGCAGAAATTAGGGAAGCAGCACGATTAGCAAACGCACTGGATTTTATCGAAAAAATGCCGGGAGGATTAGATGCAAAATTAGGTGAACGGGGTGTGAATCTATCGGGTGGGGAAAAACAACGGATTGCGATCGCACGAGCTTTGTTACGTAACCCAGAAATTTTGATTCTGGATGAAGCAACCGCAGCATTAGACACAGTTTCAGAGCGATTGATTCAAGAATCCATTGAAAAGCTAGCAGTGGGTAGAACCGTGATTGCGATCGCCCATCGTCTTTCTACTATTGTCAAAGCAGATAAAGTCGTGGTGATGGAAGGTGGTCAAATTATCGAACAAGGTAGCTACCAAGAACTTTTAGAACAACGTGGAGCGCTTTGGAAATATCACAAAATGCAACATGAATCAGGACATACTGCATAA
- a CDS encoding glycosyltransferase family 2 protein, with translation MNQIISNYQIVSPVSPEIKRPLWSVMIPTYNCAEYLRETLTSLLMQDPGKDVMQIVVVDNCSTKDDPEAVVRELGSNRVEFYRQSENVGSLKNFETCLDLSTGYLVHMLHSDDCVRPGFYEKMTQVFTENPNIGAAFCRSVHIDENGNVEGFSDLEMSESGILPIDWIEKIVEVCRISVPSLAVVRREVYETLGGWDQRCGLSGDWEMWVRIMTNYPIWYEAEPLAMWRRHSNSTNVTNAKSWQFVQDNFNTVEANLAYLHQRGFNYKLAKYVRQNSAFLALESAEVLMKNGEARKALLFLVSGINFSKSPRVIASAGRIMAKNGLYSFLRSVRSQG, from the coding sequence ATGAATCAAATAATTTCCAACTACCAGATTGTATCACCTGTTTCTCCTGAAATTAAGCGCCCACTGTGGTCGGTGATGATTCCTACTTATAACTGTGCTGAATATTTGCGTGAAACCTTGACAAGTCTTTTAATGCAAGACCCTGGAAAAGATGTGATGCAAATTGTGGTAGTTGACAATTGCTCTACCAAAGATGATCCCGAAGCTGTAGTTAGAGAATTAGGATCAAACCGGGTCGAGTTTTACCGTCAATCGGAAAATGTAGGCAGTCTAAAAAATTTTGAAACTTGTTTAGATTTATCTACAGGTTACTTGGTACATATGTTGCACAGCGATGATTGTGTGCGTCCAGGTTTTTACGAAAAGATGACACAAGTATTTACAGAAAATCCCAATATTGGTGCTGCATTTTGTCGCAGTGTTCATATTGATGAAAATGGAAATGTTGAGGGATTTTCTGATTTAGAAATGTCGGAAAGTGGAATTCTTCCTATTGATTGGATTGAGAAAATAGTCGAAGTATGTCGGATTTCTGTCCCATCTTTAGCTGTAGTTCGTCGTGAAGTTTATGAGACTTTGGGAGGTTGGGATCAGCGCTGTGGTTTGAGTGGAGATTGGGAAATGTGGGTCAGAATTATGACAAACTATCCCATATGGTATGAAGCTGAACCATTAGCCATGTGGCGCAGACATTCTAACTCAACTAACGTCACCAATGCTAAAAGCTGGCAGTTTGTTCAAGATAACTTTAATACGGTAGAAGCTAATCTAGCTTATCTACATCAGCGAGGATTTAATTATAAACTTGCCAAATATGTTAGACAAAATAGTGCATTCCTAGCTTTGGAATCTGCTGAAGTATTAATGAAGAATGGAGAAGCACGCAAAGCTTTACTATTTTTGGTGTCTGGGATTAACTTTAGCAAGTCACCACGGGTGATTGCATCAGCTGGGAGAATTATGGCTAAAAATGGATTGTACTCATTTTTACGCTCTGTACGTAGTCAGGGCTAG
- a CDS encoding glycosyltransferase family 2 protein, with protein sequence MVKATEPLVSIITPTYNRPDYLKQALTSAIAQTYRNIEIIVSDNCSLEDPRSLVESFGDSRIVFSRNSQNLGMIANTLKAFKMARGKYIACLLDDDIWEADFLAKLVPHLEANDNLALAFSDHHVITADGTFDVAAADEFSKLYKRSELKEGVHQPFDKLGLVDKAIPTAMCAVIRRDIIDWENFPIEVEGSWDMYITYLCCRSGLGAYYCPERLTRYREHENTETMQSGSRNYQTKIRKAQGDLFCYEKFIADPALEELHPYFKERWAHINTTLGIGLIRAQKLPEARPYLWRSLQQHFSLRSFAGLILSFTSPSLASKF encoded by the coding sequence ATGGTAAAGGCTACAGAACCCTTAGTCAGTATAATCACTCCTACGTATAATCGTCCCGATTATTTAAAACAAGCTTTAACTAGTGCAATCGCTCAAACCTACCGAAATATAGAAATAATTGTTAGTGATAATTGCAGTTTAGAGGATCCGCGATCGCTTGTTGAATCTTTCGGGGATTCACGCATTGTTTTTTCTCGCAATTCTCAAAACCTCGGTATGATTGCCAATACCCTTAAAGCCTTTAAAATGGCACGAGGTAAATATATTGCTTGTTTACTAGATGATGATATATGGGAAGCTGACTTTTTAGCCAAGTTAGTTCCCCACCTAGAAGCAAATGATAATTTAGCCTTGGCATTTTCCGATCATCATGTGATCACTGCTGATGGTACATTTGATGTTGCTGCTGCTGATGAATTTTCAAAATTGTACAAGCGCTCTGAATTAAAAGAGGGAGTTCATCAACCTTTTGACAAGTTGGGTTTGGTTGATAAAGCTATCCCCACAGCTATGTGCGCTGTCATCCGGCGTGATATCATTGATTGGGAAAATTTCCCAATAGAGGTGGAGGGTTCATGGGATATGTATATCACTTACTTGTGTTGTCGTTCTGGTTTAGGTGCTTACTATTGTCCTGAAAGATTAACACGCTACCGCGAACATGAAAATACCGAAACTATGCAAAGTGGCAGCCGCAATTATCAAACCAAAATTCGCAAAGCACAGGGTGATTTATTTTGCTATGAAAAATTTATAGCAGACCCAGCTTTAGAAGAACTTCACCCCTATTTTAAAGAGCGTTGGGCACATATTAATACAACCCTTGGTATTGGTTTAATTCGGGCACAAAAATTACCTGAAGCCCGTCCTTATTTGTGGCGTTCTCTACAGCAACACTTCAGCTTACGCAGCTTTGCTGGATTAATCTTAAGTTTTACAAGTCCATCACTCGCCAGTAAATTTTAA
- a CDS encoding glycosyltransferase family 2 protein, giving the protein MRLSACITTRNRPERLDECLKALWNSTCKPHLIIVSDDSASSDMKLQNQQIVEKYPGTNYILGPQIGVCANRNNALNAIPSGETDLVAFIDDDICVEPNFIDLAIGRYQKMPVEDVNKTIISGISKAPNGDIMSSGKLNFRGYFSDSDVPETVAIHAAIFPIAFLEAEKWDENIFFGYEDAELCLRALRRGYKILECPELNVLHLAYDNQSSLHVPDMGNMSNYEISIEAARLYVGIKRYKDLFPNFFKLVAFLVLYFVHMTAYLLKRGALPVLPEIVRRSHIERLWQPLDIGQNLA; this is encoded by the coding sequence ATGCGTTTATCTGCCTGTATTACTACAAGAAATCGACCGGAAAGACTTGATGAATGTTTGAAAGCATTGTGGAATTCCACCTGCAAACCTCATTTGATAATTGTGTCTGATGATTCTGCATCTTCAGATATGAAGTTGCAAAACCAGCAAATTGTTGAAAAATACCCAGGAACAAATTATATCCTTGGTCCTCAAATTGGTGTATGCGCTAACAGAAATAACGCTCTGAACGCAATTCCATCAGGAGAAACTGATTTAGTCGCTTTCATTGATGATGACATTTGTGTTGAGCCAAATTTTATTGATTTGGCAATTGGACGCTACCAGAAAATGCCTGTGGAAGATGTTAATAAAACCATAATTTCTGGAATTAGTAAAGCTCCCAATGGAGATATTATGTCATCGGGTAAACTTAATTTCCGAGGATATTTTTCCGACTCTGATGTCCCCGAAACTGTAGCAATCCATGCTGCAATTTTTCCGATTGCTTTCTTAGAAGCAGAAAAATGGGACGAGAATATCTTTTTTGGTTACGAAGATGCAGAATTGTGTTTACGTGCTTTAAGAAGGGGATACAAGATTTTAGAATGTCCAGAATTAAATGTTTTACATCTAGCCTACGATAATCAGAGTAGTTTACATGTTCCCGATATGGGGAATATGAGTAACTATGAAATTTCTATTGAAGCGGCAAGATTATATGTAGGAATTAAACGCTATAAAGATTTATTCCCAAATTTTTTCAAACTTGTTGCTTTCTTGGTTTTGTATTTCGTACATATGACGGCATACTTGTTGAAGCGTGGTGCATTACCAGTGTTACCAGAAATTGTGCGTCGTTCTCACATTGAACGGTTGTGGCAACCTCTGGACATCGGTCAAAATTTAGCATGA
- a CDS encoding glycosyltransferase family 4 protein, producing the protein MKICIVTPYVMKGDGQGRANYEVVWEAIRRGYELTLVAVKISPELETHPQIKWIKFPNTNFPTALLNEMIFSGRSAGWLRQHRHEFDLVQVYGAVTSAVGDINTSQFVHTAWRKSPVHTSRIHRSLYGVYHWLYSALNAAWEKTAFRKAKISIAVSDKIKQELIHELGLVGDRIHVIHNGVDVEEFVPGVESREQFGLPTDVSLGMFAGDIRTNRKNLDTVLRSLVQVPDLHLAVVGTTEGSPYPAMAAELGISDRVHFLGFRRDIAKIMQAVDFFVFPSRYEACTLVLLEAMASGLPVITATSAGGAELVTPESGFVLQNSDDADALAKAMETLSRDRTLGQTMGQAARQVAEQNTWTAKAKNYVDLFEELVNNENLRNYTDVSPSQRSSAVLGSAN; encoded by the coding sequence ATGAAAATTTGTATTGTTACACCCTATGTGATGAAAGGTGACGGGCAAGGAAGAGCAAACTATGAAGTTGTTTGGGAAGCGATTCGCCGTGGTTATGAACTAACATTAGTTGCAGTGAAAATTTCCCCAGAATTAGAAACACATCCACAAATTAAATGGATTAAGTTTCCTAACACAAATTTCCCCACTGCATTATTAAATGAGATGATTTTTTCTGGTCGTAGTGCTGGGTGGTTGCGGCAACATCGACATGAGTTTGATTTAGTCCAGGTTTATGGGGCTGTAACTTCGGCAGTTGGGGATATTAACACCTCACAATTTGTACATACAGCTTGGCGCAAATCTCCTGTACATACATCTCGAATTCACCGCAGTTTGTATGGGGTTTATCACTGGCTGTATAGCGCTTTAAATGCTGCTTGGGAAAAAACCGCCTTTAGAAAAGCCAAAATTTCCATCGCCGTTTCTGACAAAATTAAGCAAGAATTAATTCATGAATTGGGATTAGTAGGCGATCGCATTCATGTAATTCACAATGGAGTAGATGTAGAAGAGTTTGTTCCGGGGGTAGAATCGCGGGAACAATTTGGATTACCCACAGATGTGAGTTTAGGAATGTTTGCTGGTGATATCCGCACCAACCGCAAAAATTTAGATACAGTTCTACGTTCCTTGGTTCAAGTTCCCGATTTACACTTAGCTGTGGTGGGAACCACTGAAGGCAGTCCATATCCAGCAATGGCAGCCGAATTAGGAATTAGTGATAGGGTACATTTTCTCGGATTTCGCCGTGACATCGCTAAAATTATGCAAGCGGTGGACTTTTTCGTGTTTCCATCACGATATGAAGCCTGTACCCTAGTACTTTTAGAAGCAATGGCATCAGGACTACCCGTAATTACTGCCACCAGCGCCGGAGGTGCGGAACTAGTAACACCAGAAAGTGGTTTTGTGCTGCAAAATTCCGATGATGCTGATGCCTTAGCAAAAGCTATGGAAACGTTATCACGCGATCGCACTCTCGGACAAACTATGGGGCAAGCTGCGCGTCAAGTTGCCGAACAAAATACCTGGACTGCCAAAGCTAAAAATTATGTGGATTTGTTTGAGGAGTTAGTTAATAATGAAAATCTCCGTAATTATACCGACGTTTCGCCGTCCCAAAGATCTAGCGCGGTGCTTGGTAGCGCTAACTAA
- a CDS encoding glycosyltransferase family 2 protein: MKISVIIPTFRRPKDLARCLVALTKQTRPVNEVIVTVRDIDTQTWDFFQQLENSSSTGEKDLAKTGISPCSLPPAPCLSALNLKTVTVTVTGVVAAMNAGMDAATGDIIAFTDDDAAPRADWLEKIEAYFQADSQTAAVGGRDWQWVGEELKEIGESEDVGRLQWFGRVIGNHHFAVGDAREVDVLKGVNMSFRRTAIQGLLFDERMRGTGAQVHFELAFNLALRRRGWKIIFDPAVAVDHYPAQRFDEDQRDRFNGEAWSNAVHNETLVLLEHFSPLQRLVFIIWAFLIGTREALGIVQLLRLLLSEGEVAKLKWVASVRGRWQGLQTWREMRNIELRI, from the coding sequence ATGAAAATCTCCGTAATTATACCGACGTTTCGCCGTCCCAAAGATCTAGCGCGGTGCTTGGTAGCGCTAACTAAACAAACTAGACCAGTAAATGAAGTCATCGTCACGGTGCGAGATATTGATACCCAAACCTGGGACTTTTTCCAGCAGCTAGAAAACTCTAGCAGTACCGGGGAAAAGGATCTGGCAAAAACAGGTATTTCCCCTTGCTCCCTGCCCCCTGCCCCCTGCTTATCTGCCCTCAACCTCAAAACAGTCACTGTCACCGTCACAGGGGTGGTAGCCGCTATGAATGCAGGGATGGATGCCGCCACCGGGGACATTATCGCCTTTACCGATGATGATGCAGCCCCCCGTGCCGATTGGCTGGAGAAAATAGAAGCTTATTTCCAAGCTGATTCCCAGACTGCTGCTGTGGGTGGCAGAGATTGGCAATGGGTGGGGGAAGAACTTAAAGAAATCGGCGAAAGTGAGGATGTGGGGCGTTTGCAGTGGTTCGGTAGAGTCATTGGCAACCACCACTTTGCAGTGGGAGATGCCCGCGAAGTGGATGTTCTCAAAGGCGTGAATATGAGCTTTCGCCGTACAGCTATCCAAGGGTTGCTATTTGACGAAAGAATGCGGGGAACAGGTGCCCAGGTTCACTTTGAATTGGCATTTAATTTAGCCCTACGTCGTCGGGGTTGGAAAATCATCTTCGATCCCGCAGTAGCTGTAGATCATTATCCTGCACAGCGATTTGATGAAGATCAACGCGATCGCTTTAACGGAGAAGCCTGGTCAAATGCAGTACATAATGAAACCTTAGTTTTACTAGAGCATTTTTCCCCACTTCAGCGCTTAGTATTCATAATCTGGGCTTTTTTAATTGGTACCCGCGAAGCCCTTGGGATTGTACAATTGTTGCGATTACTACTTAGTGAAGGCGAAGTCGCCAAGCTTAAATGGGTTGCATCAGTACGTGGACGCTGGCAAGGATTGCAAACTTGGCGAGAAATGAGAAATATCGAACTCAGGATTTAA